The DNA segment GTTGCTCGCTCTTCATTCCCGCGTGATAGGCTCGCGCCGAGAAGCCCGCAGTCCCCAAAGCCTCCGCGACCTCCTCCGCGGTTTTCTGCAGCGTGACGTAGATCACAGTTGGACCATGGGCATTCTGCCCCAAGCGCTCCTTGAGAACCTGTATACGTTGCGACTCAGGAGTCGGCGAAAAGCAAAGAAAGAGATTGGGACGATGGAAACCTGTATTGACATAGGCCTCCGGCTTGATTCCGAACTCCCGTATTATGTCTTCAACTACAGAAGGAGTAGCAGTAGCTGTCAGCGCCAGCACCCGCTCGACCTTCAGTGCCTTGGCCGCAATCGCCAACTTCAAGTACTCCGGGCGAAAGTTATGTCCCCACTCGGATATGCAGTGAGCCTCGTCAATGACCATCAGCGATATGGAATTCCCTTCGATTGCCGCAAAAAAGCGTTCGTTGGAGATACGTTCAGGGGCGACATAGAGGAGCTTCAAGGAGCCCGCCCTCACATCCCGGTAGACCTGACGCGCCTCTTCCGCCGAAAGGCTCGAGTCGAGCCGAGCCACTTTCACACCCTTCGACTGCAGAAAGTCGACCTGGTCCTTCATCAAGGCGATCAGAGGCGAGATCACCACCGTCAGACCATCAAGCAACAGCGCCGGCAACTGGTAACAAAGGCTCTTGCCACTCCCTGTAGGAAAAACCGCCAGTGCCGAATTTCCATCGAGAATTTGCTCGATGATCGCTTCCTGCCCCTCTCGGAAGGAAGTAAACCCGAAGACTTCGGACAGCGTCTCTTTTAACTTTGGCATAGGCACGCTTCGACGCTCTCAGGGTCGCCTGTCCGTTGCAAGCGACCATATCTGCCAATCGCATAGAGCAATACCAAAGTCGTCAGTTTTCGTGTAGGTGAAGTTCAATTACACCTTATCTGTTGGGATCCCCCTAGGAAGCCTTCAGCTAAACGGTTGAGCCCCACAGCCTGTTGACGCCTGACTTGAAAGCCCGAAAATGCTAGTTAACATGGATACCCCCCGTCCAATAAACCGCCGCCATTTCCTGAAAACCTCGAGCTTGCTGACGGCAGGCTTGATCGGAGCCCAGCTTCCGCTTCGAGCCGAAAGCTCAGACGCTCTCGGCTACGTGCTCCCCAAACGCCCCCTGGGCAAGACGGGCCTCGACGTGACGCTCTTCTGCATCGGCGGCGCCCACATCGGATCACACTCGGAAAAGTCTGCAGCAGCTCGTATCGAAGCGGCGATCGAGGGGGGCTGCCGCTTCTTCGAAACTGCCCAAGGCTACCAGAAAGGCCGTAGCGAGGAGCGTTTCGGCAAGTTTCTCACCCCGAAGTACAGGGAGCATATCACCCTGATGACCAAGACGACTGCCGAAGACGGAGCAACCGCCCGCCGACACCTCGACGAATCTCTCAGCCGCATGAAGACGGACTACTTGGACATCTATCTCATGCGTTGGATCAAGTCGGAAGAGGACGCAGAAAACCGTATCAAGAACGGAGTCTACGACTTCTTGCTCGAGGCCAAGGCCGCTGGAAAGATCAAGCATATCGGCTTCAGCGGCCACACCCACCCGGATGCCAACATCCATATGATGCGACGCGGCCTGCCAGAGCTCGAGGTCGTGCTCATGCCAATCAATGTCGTCGATACCGGCTACCACAGCTTCATCAACCATGCCCTGCCGGTCGCTCTCGAAAAGGAGCTCGGCGTAATCGCCATGAAAACAATGGCCGGCGGGTCCTTCTTTGGCGGAGCCGCTCCCTGGGGACGCAACGCCGGAGAAGACCGCCAAGCCATCGTTCCCGAAAAGCTCACGCCCAAGGAGGCTCACCACTACGCTCTTTCCTTCCCCATCGCCTCCCTTACCAGCGGCACCGCCACCGTCGAACAGGTAAAGGAAAACATCGCCAGCGCCCGTAGCTTCGCGAAACTCGACGAAGTCCAACGCCAAGAAATAAGCCAACGCGTCGCCACCATCGCAGCTACTGGTTCACTGGAGCACTACAAAGGCTACTAGAGCGGTATAAGCTAAACACTTATTACATTTTGTAGGAAGCGACTTTGCGTCGCGATCAACCGGTCTCCAATCGCGACCCAAGGTCGCTTCCCAAGGAGGAAATGCAGATAGGAATTAGGCAAGGAACTACAATGACACCCACCAGAGCCTATCCCTGCATCCCATGAAATGCCGCGCTTCAGAAACAGTCTGGAGCCCTTTCGTCATGTCTCCTCTAAACACTAACGTTTGGATCGACTGTACATTTTACGCCTGGCTCACACTGGCAAAAAAACACCCGAAGAACCCCATCGAGACGAGTCTCCCGAAAAAGAACAAACCGCCTTTCCAACTGTAATTCAACACCTTAGAAAACATTCGCCGCAGAATCAGTCACTTCTCTGGCATCCCCCGTGCAAAGCCTTGTTCGAAAAATGGCAAATCGCCATCCAATGAACACAACCGCACGCATAATGAGAAAACTCAAGATCTGGACCGCCAGTATCGTCTCCGGCTTCGACTCTGTCATCAGCAAGGTCGAGAACCACGAATCCTTGGTGGCAAGCTCCATACAGGAACTGCAAACCGCCGCCGCCCACGCCACGGTAAAGCTTGGCCGCCTGAAGCAGGAAATCCGACGGATGAAGGACAAACGCTGCCAGTTGGAGCAGAGCCGCGAACGCTGGAAGGAACGAGCCCTCGCCCTCCGCGAAAGCGACAAAGCGAAAGCCATCGAGTGCCTGCGCCGCGGCAAAAGCGTCGAATCGGAAATCGCTCAGCTGGAAAAAGAAATCCCCAGCCACAACCAACTCGCCGACAGCATCGAAGCTGACCTGCGAAAGCTGCAGAACAAGATCGACGAGCTCAAGCTGCGCAAGCGCGCCTTCAGCACCAGGGCCAGCCGTGCCAAGGCCATGAAGATTTGCCAAGACTACTCGGCCACCTCCGGCGAGCAATTGGAAGACACCTTCGAACGCTGGGAACTGAAGCTCGCCGAATCAGAAATCGCATCCAGCGCCTGCACCGACTCGCTCGAGGACGAATTTCTTCGCGAGGAGGAATTCGCCGCCCTCGAAGAGGAACTCGAGCAACTCGAGCCCTCCCTTGAGAACAAAACAGCTCACCAAGCATAACCCCCAACCCAATCTCCAGAATGAACCAAGATAGCGCCCTAGAACAACTTCCCCTGCCAGAGGCAGGGGCCAATGAACAAGACGAGGAAGGCCAATCAGCAGACGAACGACGCATTTGGAGTCGATTGCCTCAATTGCTTCGATGGATCGGCGGCCTTTCGCTAGCCGGCTCGGCCATCACCTTCTTGCTCGGAGGATGGATGGACGCCGCCCCCTTAATCCGCTATTACAGCTTCTTCGCTCTCACCAGCGCCCTCACCCTAGCCGGCGTATTCTGCGGACTGAAGCTCAAGGAAGACAAAGGAGCGCGCACCTTCCTCTCTCTGGGAACCGCCTTCATCCCCGTGCTCTTTTGCCAATTGGGCGCCATCGTTTACGCGCAAATCAAGGGAACGACGTCCCAGTTTCCTGAATACTTCGAAGTCTTCCAGTTTTCACCCATCGGAACGTCCTTGCTCATATTGACGCTAGTGGCGGCATTCGTACTGCTCACCGCATACGCGTTCTTCGGTTTTTCAGCAATGGCACGGCCTGCCGCCAAGAAGCTGACCGCCCTCTACCTATTGGCCAACACCGCTCTCCTCGTGCCTTTGCGTGACGAATTGACGGTAGCAAGCATGGGCTTCGTCCTTCTTGGATTGCTCGCCTACTTCGATCGCAAAACCTTCTCGAAATCGAGCGTTCTACGCACCTGGGACGGAAGAGCGATGCGTTCGCTGCTGTTCGTGCCTTTCGGCCTCCTGCTGCTACGCAGCGTGCTGCTCTACGAAACCTCGAACCTTCTGGTTGCCCTCTTCTCTGCTTCCATTGCCACACTGTTCTTCTTCGGACTGCCACAGGCTACCAACAGCGTCGCCTGGAAACGCTTCTACCAGCACCTCAGCCTTCCTCCCCTCGCGGTCGCCTGCATCAGCATAGGGTTTCCGATCGCAGATCGTATCCGAATTTTCGGTACGGACTCGTATTTCTTGCTGCTCGTCATGCCGAGCGCACTGCTGGTGATTCTCCTCTCGCACCGAACCCGCGAATCCGGACGCTCTTTTCGCTTCATCGCGACCGCTACCGCGATCAGCGTGGCCACTCTGCAGATGGCAAACGTCGACGGCCTTTTCACCGCTCTCACCTCTCTCCTCGTAGCCATCGGCTGCACGATATACTCCTACACCATTCGCGAGAAGATCGTGCTCTTCATGGGACTCGCCGGCACGGGCCTCAGCCTCGCATACCACGTGAGCTACGCCGCCGAACTCTATCGCAACAACTTGTGGCTATCCCTCGCAGCGACTGGTGTCGCCGTTATTCTGGCCGCCTCCTACGTCGAGCGAAACTGGCAGACGCTTCTCGCCCAAGGCAAGGGCTTCCGCCGCAAGCTCGACGATTGGAACTAGGAAAACAACGCCTTTCCGACTTGGAGATTGGAAAACCGCAGCGGCGGGCTCGTCGAGAGCCCGCCGTTTTTGCAGGAACATCCTTTCCGTTTGGCAAAGGGCTGCTGATACCTAAGCTGTCGCTTCGATGAAGCCGAAAACCCACGACGCGAAACAAGCCTCGCTCGTCACCACTGCCTCCATGCTCCCGACACAATGAAGGATAAAAATGCCTTTAAAACTCCGATCGTGATCGGAGTCATTTTTTGGTTAGTCGTCACCTTCGTCGTCATCTGGGGGGCCACGGACGAGCCGAAGCTCAACTTTTCAACTAACTATCAGGACTACTACCCAGACCCAGAAGGTGCTGAAGAAAGCCATGCACTTATCCGGGAGCTCACTGAGATTCAGATTTCTCCCTATATACATAGCTCAATACGGAGCAGGGAGTCCAAAGTAAGACAGGAAGCAGCAGCGACACGTAATGAAGGAAAAGGCTTCGATCCTTACAAAATCCAAGATCTCTCATTCGAAGGAAAACTTGAATACCTCAAAGAGCACTCCAAAGAGATTAGACACAATCGAGATCAACTGCAGGAAGCCGAGAGGATCATCACGGAACTTGAAGCATTCGATCTGATAGGAGGAGCTCCGAGCGATTTTCCTTTTTCGTCAGGATTCAACTATGGCAATCTTCGCACCTATGCAAAAAGTTTGGCCTGGAATTCGATTCTGGATGCAAACAACGACTCGGCGGACCAAGCGCTCTTAAAGCTCCACAACTATGCAGACCTTGCAGAGAGAGCAAAGCCATGCGCTCGATCGCTGATAGAGCAGCTCTCATGGACAGCTGTCTCCTTCATTTGCCTTTCGACTGCAAAGGATATAGTAGAAAACTACGACGTATCCGAAGATACGCTACGTGAAGGGATAATTAAGATTCAAATACGCGTCGAACCTCTCGAATTATTAAGACGCACATTCATCCAAGAAAAAATATTCTTCAGCAACACAATCAGTCTCTTGCCGAAGACTCGAATAGCGGGATACCCCACACTTTTGGAGAATCAAACAGCGAATCAACTCTCTACACATCTCGATGAACTATATCAACTGGCTGAATCCGGTAAATTCTCGCAAATAGAGCTCGAGATAAAGAGTTTCCTCGATGGGAACAGTGGATTTCAGATAAAAAATTGGGGTGGGTCGCAAGCAACTATCAATGCCTACCCAAATGTCATTCAGTTTTTCAGCATGTTTTCGAAGAACGAAAGGCTCATCCTAGAGTACCAAGAGCTTCTCAGAAAAAAGTTGAAATCCAAACAGCTAGAGTAGGCAACCCCTAGCAGCGATACTTCTCGCTCAAGCCTAGAACCTCCTCGTACAATTCCTTGGCGAGGGCCTTGCGATCATTACCGGGCCGTCGTTGGTTTCCGAATACAATCGTAGCTCGAACGGACTTAACCTTGCAAAGGCGAAGCAGGTGAGAGGCAAAGCCCATGTCGCCCCACCAGCAAACGTCTTGAGCCACGTCGCCTTGCTCGCATTCATATTTCAAATACGCCGGAGTGATTGGCCAATCGTTGTCGACAAGCGGTTGCAAGAGGGAGGCTCGATAAGGCAGCACAGCTCGACCGTCCGTGGAAGTGCCCTCCAGAAAGAATGTCATGTTCAAACCTGCCTCGATCACCTCGGAAAAGCTAGCTTCCTTTGTCGCCACGTCCGATCGGCGCCTGCGATCGATGTACAGCGTCCCCGCCATGCGGCAATAGGAGCCTACCACCGGCCAAGAATCAACCTCCACCTTCGACAAGAACACCTGAGGAGTCACAGAAGCCAAGACGATGATATCCATGTAGCTGAGGTGATTGGGAGCAATGAATCCGCCAGCGGGGACCGGGCCTACCACCGAAACGCGAAAGCCCATCAGCTTCAACATGCGAGCCGCATTGCGCTGCAACCAAGCTGAACGCTCCGGCCGACTCGGCTTTCGGCCAACACGAAAGAGAAAGTCCAGTCCGGCAATCGCGAATACGCCGACGAGACCCAAAAGTCGGCCTAGCTGACGGAGCTTAGCTACGAAAAAATTCACGCATCGTTTCAATGCGAACCAGCAGCTCCTTTACAAGCTTTTGGCGTGAACGACAAAGGCCTTGCGACTAGCCCAAAAACTTGGACATGGCTCGCGGGCCCAGCGATCGCAGGTCGAGCAAGGTCAGGAAATCGATCGTCTTGAACTCCCGATCAAGCGCCGGCTCTCCGCAAATCCGCGCCCCTAGAGTCAAGTAGGCTCGCATCAGGCGCGGGATGTCCACCGTGCGGGACAGGGCAATGATTTCAGACTCGTCCTCGCCGGTTGCGCTGCAGTCGTACTTCTCCGTGGCCTTCGTCAGGAATTCAGGAGCGACCAAGTAGCGGGACAGCTTCCGAAACGCTGCCTGCCCTTCCAAAGGATTGGTAGAGGTAATGGAGCTGCAGCCGATCAGGTAACGGGCTCCGCAAAGCTTCGCGTATTGGGCGATCCCCTTCCAAAGCAAGCCAAGCACCACCATGTTGCGGTGCTCCTTGGCGATGCAAGCCCGCCCCAGCTCGATCGTCTCCGACCGGATCGATTCGTAAGGAGCGAAATCGAACTCTTGCTCGCTGTAGTAGCCGATGTTGGCCAAAGCGGACTCGCCTGTCTGCAAACGATAGGTGCCAATGATCTCACCTGAAACGACGTGCTCGACCAGCAGATGGTCGCACACCAAGTCAAAGGGATCCGCGTCCTTACCGGTCGCCTCAGACGCTGCAAGGCCTTCGCCTAGCTCTAGGTTGAAAACGCGGTAGCGAAGTCGCTGAGCCTGGGCGATGTCGAGGTCGCTGCCGGAGATGCGGACTTTGTAAGCAGAGGTCGGTGACGGAGGTATGAAGCGTTCGACCCGCTTTCTCCTATCGTTGGCGCTGATGGGCATAGCTTTAAAAAATGAGGTAGAGAGCTGGATTCCTCATCCATCTAAGTCTCGCATCATCCATTTCAGGACAAGGGAGTCAATATCGCCCAAACGGGAAGCTACGCTTTTAACGCAGGCGTCACCTCGCATTCACCATTCTGATACAAAACGCCCGCTCAGGCTCGCAGCTATCAGTAAAAGAATTCTTTCGACTTCTCGTACTCCGCGAGCGCGTCTTCCAAGTAGCTATGCAGGGCGTTGAGGCGATCCATGGAGGATGGGTGGGTGGAATTGTAGTTGTTGCCCCCCATTCCTCCTTCCAGCTCGACCATGCGCTCCATCACGGTGATCGCCGCGTTCGGATCGTATCCGGCTTTTGCCATGTACATGATACCGATGTGGTCGGCCTCCGCCTCTTTCTTCTGGTCCCAGGCTTGAGCTGCTTGCCCCGTGCCAATGCCGTAGAGTCCCATGATCATGGGCGTCATGTTGATGTAGGAACCGCCCCCTAGACCGGCCACGCCCGCTCCCGTCACCGCGGCTGCGATTCCCACGAGCTGCCCGCCGGCGCCGATTACCATCTGCTGCGAAATGCGTTCGTGCGTGTGCCGCGCGGTCACGTGAGCGATCTCGTGAGCCACTACCGAAGCAAGCTCATCCTCCGTCTTCACGATTTGAAAAAGCCCCGTGAAGATGCCGACTTTGCCGCCCGGCATGGCAAAGGCATTCACTTCGTTTTGGTCGAACACTACGAATTCCCACTCCGCCAATGGCATGTCCCAAAACACTTGCTGGGAAATCCGATTGCCCACCGACTGCAACATCTCGTTGTAGGCAGCATGGGTAGAGATCGGCATTTGCCGCTTCATGTCTTCGAAAGCGGCGATCGTCATCTCCGCCACCTTCGTGTCGGACGTGAGATTCATCTGCTTGCGTCCTGTAACAGGTGTAGTACTACAAGAGCTGAGAAGAACGGCGGAGCTAAGCAGAACGGGCAGGATAAACTTTGAAGTCTTCATGGTTGGAACAAACGGGTCTACACGTAACAACAAGGGATACGTCCGGAAACAGGACTTGGTTTCAAAGACCCTCGCCTCAAGTGGCCACTTTTGCAATAGATAAGCCCAACTCTGCGTATCCACTTCCTAGGTCGATTTCACTAGGCGTTTACCTAGCGGAAAATACCTCAGATCCCGATTGAACACCGCCGCCGAATGCTCGTCCAATAGACTTAGGCTGAATCCAGATTCTTAAGCTTTTCGTAATTTCCTTCAACGACGCTTCACTTGTGCACGCAATTGGCATAGTGTGACCCATCGTTCGTTCAACCACTCGTTAACCAAGCAACCCGACACCCCCGCAAGAAGCGACCTTCACAAAGGAGTTTTAAATCATGGCAGATCTCCAAGATCCCTCTCAACAGACGCCCAAGAAACACAAGGTTATCCACTGGAATCCCGAGGAAGACGACTTGGGGGCAAATTCGAAGCCAGCCGTGAAAGCCTACTTGGGTGGCGCCATCGTAACCCTGCTCGTGGTGGGTATCGGAATCGTCAGCTACTTCCTGTTCTTCTATACACCCCCAACCGCTAGCCCGGAGGAAATCGCCGCCGCCGGAGCCGCCGCCGAGGCTGACCCTCGTCGCGCCTTCGAAAGCGTTTCCCGCGCCCAGGGAATAAAGGATTCCGTAGACCGCCAGCTCGAAGCCGCCCGCCAGATGCCGATCACCGGCAACGAAGTGCTGCGACAAAAGCTCATCAATATCGAGAAGGAGAAAATCGAGGCCGACGACCTCATGGCCAAGAACCGCTTCGCCCGCGCCATCGCTCAATACAACAGCGTCGACGCCCTGATCGAAGACTTCACGACCGAAGTCGAAAACAAGCAAAAGGCCCGCGGGCTCTACGACGGATTCCTCGTACGCTCCGGCGAGCTGGAAATCGTCAAACACTTGGACGAGGATAGCTTCGAAGCCGCATTCGGGCTCGCATCCGAGGCCAAGAAATTTCTCGATTCCGGAAGTTTCACCCTCGCCCTCCAAAGAATGGAAGAGGCATCCAAGTCCCTCGACGCGGTCCAGCAAGCAAAGCAAGAGTTCATCCGCAGCAACGCCGCCCAAGGCAACCGCTTCATTGCTCAAGGCAAGAGCGAGGAAGCCATCGCATCCTTCACCAAAGTCCTCGAACTGGACCCCACCAACGAAGAGGCGCTCAAGCAGCTAGAGCGCTCGCGCGTCGCAGACAAAGTCTACGCAGCACTCGAATCCGCGAAGGCCAGCGAGGATTCCGACCAGCTCG comes from the Pelagicoccus enzymogenes genome and includes:
- a CDS encoding aldo/keto reductase produces the protein MDTPRPINRRHFLKTSSLLTAGLIGAQLPLRAESSDALGYVLPKRPLGKTGLDVTLFCIGGAHIGSHSEKSAAARIEAAIEGGCRFFETAQGYQKGRSEERFGKFLTPKYREHITLMTKTTAEDGATARRHLDESLSRMKTDYLDIYLMRWIKSEEDAENRIKNGVYDFLLEAKAAGKIKHIGFSGHTHPDANIHMMRRGLPELEVVLMPINVVDTGYHSFINHALPVALEKELGVIAMKTMAGGSFFGGAAPWGRNAGEDRQAIVPEKLTPKEAHHYALSFPIASLTSGTATVEQVKENIASARSFAKLDEVQRQEISQRVATIAATGSLEHYKGY
- a CDS encoding PspA/IM30 family protein is translated as MRKLKIWTASIVSGFDSVISKVENHESLVASSIQELQTAAAHATVKLGRLKQEIRRMKDKRCQLEQSRERWKERALALRESDKAKAIECLRRGKSVESEIAQLEKEIPSHNQLADSIEADLRKLQNKIDELKLRKRAFSTRASRAKAMKICQDYSATSGEQLEDTFERWELKLAESEIASSACTDSLEDEFLREEEFAALEEELEQLEPSLENKTAHQA
- a CDS encoding lysophospholipid acyltransferase family protein; the protein is MNFFVAKLRQLGRLLGLVGVFAIAGLDFLFRVGRKPSRPERSAWLQRNAARMLKLMGFRVSVVGPVPAGGFIAPNHLSYMDIIVLASVTPQVFLSKVEVDSWPVVGSYCRMAGTLYIDRRRRSDVATKEASFSEVIEAGLNMTFFLEGTSTDGRAVLPYRASLLQPLVDNDWPITPAYLKYECEQGDVAQDVCWWGDMGFASHLLRLCKVKSVRATIVFGNQRRPGNDRKALAKELYEEVLGLSEKYRC
- a CDS encoding GNAT family N-acetyltransferase, which translates into the protein MPISANDRRKRVERFIPPSPTSAYKVRISGSDLDIAQAQRLRYRVFNLELGEGLAASEATGKDADPFDLVCDHLLVEHVVSGEIIGTYRLQTGESALANIGYYSEQEFDFAPYESIRSETIELGRACIAKEHRNMVVLGLLWKGIAQYAKLCGARYLIGCSSITSTNPLEGQAAFRKLSRYLVAPEFLTKATEKYDCSATGEDESEIIALSRTVDIPRLMRAYLTLGARICGEPALDREFKTIDFLTLLDLRSLGPRAMSKFLG
- a CDS encoding M48 family metallopeptidase — encoded protein: MNLTSDTKVAEMTIAAFEDMKRQMPISTHAAYNEMLQSVGNRISQQVFWDMPLAEWEFVVFDQNEVNAFAMPGGKVGIFTGLFQIVKTEDELASVVAHEIAHVTARHTHERISQQMVIGAGGQLVGIAAAVTGAGVAGLGGGSYINMTPMIMGLYGIGTGQAAQAWDQKKEAEADHIGIMYMAKAGYDPNAAITVMERMVELEGGMGGNNYNSTHPSSMDRLNALHSYLEDALAEYEKSKEFFY